A single genomic interval of Oceanithermus profundus DSM 14977 harbors:
- the lgt gene encoding prolipoprotein diacylglyceryl transferase → MDPIMIEIGPLTVRWYGFLITAAIFVGYYLARRYVAAKGYDPEKFEEAVFWAVIAGVIGARLVYVLTSWGDFAANPISALYIWQGGLAFHGGILGGLIPMVYFARKNGVPPYVYLDAALPGVALGIIGGRIGNLMNGSDTVGRLTDWAIGYTWPAWATGFPGICTSTGQLAWGFCSGEVVRGPVHLTQIYGAVIGLVLLGLVFYWWRQKRPAGWAFWNFVLWYSLLRSLVEEPFRLNPLWWPVYLNEKAGIGFFTATQLVSIPLIVLALYMLYRMGRSGEEAGA, encoded by the coding sequence ATGGATCCCATCATGATCGAGATCGGGCCGCTGACCGTGCGCTGGTACGGTTTCCTGATCACCGCGGCCATCTTCGTCGGTTACTACCTGGCGCGGCGCTACGTGGCCGCCAAGGGATACGACCCCGAAAAGTTCGAGGAGGCCGTCTTCTGGGCGGTGATCGCCGGGGTGATCGGGGCCCGGCTCGTCTACGTGCTGACCAGCTGGGGCGACTTCGCGGCCAACCCGATCAGCGCCCTCTACATCTGGCAGGGAGGGCTGGCCTTCCACGGCGGCATCCTGGGCGGCCTGATCCCCATGGTCTACTTCGCCCGCAAGAACGGGGTGCCCCCCTACGTCTACCTCGACGCGGCGCTCCCGGGCGTGGCCCTGGGCATCATCGGCGGCCGCATCGGCAACCTGATGAACGGCTCCGACACCGTGGGCCGGCTCACCGACTGGGCCATCGGTTACACCTGGCCCGCCTGGGCCACCGGGTTCCCGGGCATCTGCACGAGCACCGGGCAGCTGGCCTGGGGGTTTTGCAGCGGTGAGGTGGTGCGCGGCCCAGTGCACCTGACCCAGATCTACGGGGCGGTGATCGGGCTGGTGCTGCTGGGCCTGGTCTTCTACTGGTGGCGGCAGAAGCGGCCCGCGGGCTGGGCGTTCTGGAACTTCGTGCTCTGGTACAGCCTGCTGCGCAGCCTCGTCGAAGAGCCCTTCCGGCTCAACCCGCTGTGGTGGCCGGTCTACCTCAACGAGAAGGCGGGGATCGGCTTCTTCACGGCGACCCAGCTCGTTTCCATCCCCCTGATCGTGCTGGCGCTCTACATGCTCTACCGCATGGGCCGCAGCGGGGAGGAGGCCGGGGCGTGA
- a CDS encoding DUF456 domain-containing protein — translation MNLTADVLFVLLWLAALVLTFVPMVPATLVIWGAALLHEALVGFSELSRTDWAWLIGLGLLAMTLDNVAGALGAKRYGAGRAGIWGAVIGALVGAVVLGPLGILVGPFLGALVAELIAGKTGRDALRAAWGSLLGVLGGVLAKLLVHVAMGWLVIQRIF, via the coding sequence ATGAACCTGACCGCCGACGTGCTCTTCGTGCTGCTCTGGCTGGCAGCGCTGGTGCTCACCTTCGTGCCCATGGTGCCGGCCACCCTGGTCATCTGGGGCGCGGCGCTGCTGCACGAGGCGCTGGTGGGGTTCAGCGAGCTCTCGCGCACCGACTGGGCCTGGCTGATCGGTCTGGGGCTTCTGGCCATGACGCTCGACAACGTGGCCGGGGCTCTGGGGGCGAAGCGCTACGGGGCCGGGCGCGCGGGCATCTGGGGCGCGGTGATCGGGGCGCTCGTGGGCGCGGTCGTGCTGGGTCCGCTGGGGATCCTGGTGGGGCCCTTCCTGGGCGCGCTGGTGGCCGAGCTGATCGCCGGCAAGACCGGACGGGACGCGTTGCGGGCGGCCTGGGGCAGCCTGCTGGGGGTGCTCGGCGGGGTGCTGGCCAAGCTGCTGGTGCACGTGGCCATGGGCTGGCTGGTGATCCAAAGGATATTCTAG
- a CDS encoding endonuclease/exonuclease/phosphatase family protein yields MEIGRGGGTIRTENAELAIPENAVYGDRPAKITLKDLPLDAPGPVPPEATLIAAAEVWRHNPFTGENAELQNLLIYPATLRLSLKQAVAPAKNSTHYTEVCSWIGEEGDSVGDKNYWFCHLSDIGPGTEEKGQGYIEVQITGLDSRHQNYYVFQFPKVWANQNCVEAGGRINPNIPAIDFHSFSGACRGRPGGTVSQIGELKAPEETKLSFGERVEPQGGRSLRVLTWNVGQRTKQCFYKLCSENTIRKIIRRLYVNQPGIVTFQEMMVEDTYCARPPPNKDKRVGDFCEIDNGFAPVEPRVINTILAEWERLDPSVQLDYYCEQYECTIVNTAAFTFADPDKRQYLTGGAADTGYLYTQLLSSVDGFALDLYNAHLASPSSASNNLVRARQINELTDRLRGLRSSNGSASVLVIGDHNLCIDCQKHEGRPEPDDLAISDQVALINTPDIGGTTWYDDHDLDAYPSLLVDSQVAEGKKPSILHMATSDFLVTGGLVLHGMIDFPLSNRFYGSCAYAKDPRTGRPSKTVSPGNLTGMDHNALICELRDFGTSSVNVVPTTCGIPTSFTKGTRLFVAGMGLTAKFDPGKPYRFDASLFEVASTEASTWYGFEKVDDFTYAVEIPSVFIPNALIPSSSSTPPVVFVCPEGDLSRCRVAEVKNNEKYVFVELAEPGQCTINYLLAADAGWGAVPEGDFDFVGLPDPYPDDQESGMTYELVLPDWLRLEPAAGTLQPGQRFTEVIDVESAQAFCDGAVEKEGKIRVRTQNPELEFEVPVRLMCAELDVRFEPESYNGGLPNVEPEKRCGRITGTVTVRGADHLREMYAYDVYDGEGNYIETKYDEPLFDFIVEHANYTSHRFPWVGVHDLHRPDEANDWDWSSFPEVPFFSWTSSCAFDEGLHQVNSFYLVHPKVQQGYTRVERMASRLSAPLSFTIHDNRFPGAVYNSARYCVPDGNGGEVCTEANALVQISTTGDIDQAIPLDYRAWQFALHPFAEVFFEGAELRDDEGNLLATMNYDFDAFIPPDQIRYCRIGQGNAFFRSDETFFGVDGVPPVYWTQNIELHRAGDGSLVPYLIEGVFGWECYPSWDVAVGSADQQTLELRRGELQPLGASEPVLQRGPEKWPGGFMRFNQRGAGSP; encoded by the coding sequence GTGGAGATCGGCAGGGGCGGCGGGACGATCCGAACGGAAAACGCCGAGCTGGCCATTCCCGAAAACGCCGTCTACGGGGACCGCCCCGCAAAGATCACGCTCAAGGACCTGCCCCTGGACGCCCCCGGCCCTGTCCCCCCCGAAGCCACCCTGATCGCCGCTGCCGAGGTCTGGCGCCACAACCCCTTCACCGGGGAGAACGCCGAGCTCCAGAACCTGCTGATCTACCCCGCCACCCTGCGCCTCTCCCTGAAGCAAGCCGTCGCCCCCGCCAAGAACAGCACCCACTACACCGAGGTCTGCAGCTGGATAGGGGAAGAAGGCGACAGCGTAGGCGATAAGAACTACTGGTTCTGCCACCTCTCCGACATCGGCCCCGGCACGGAAGAAAAAGGGCAGGGCTACATCGAGGTGCAGATCACCGGCCTCGACAGCCGCCACCAGAACTACTACGTCTTCCAGTTCCCCAAGGTGTGGGCCAACCAAAACTGCGTCGAGGCCGGAGGCCGGATCAACCCCAACATTCCCGCCATCGACTTCCACAGCTTCAGCGGGGCCTGCCGCGGCCGCCCCGGCGGCACCGTTTCTCAGATCGGGGAGCTCAAGGCCCCGGAAGAGACAAAACTTTCTTTTGGTGAGCGCGTTGAACCGCAGGGAGGTAGAAGCCTACGTGTGTTGACCTGGAACGTTGGACAAAGGACGAAACAATGTTTTTATAAGCTCTGCAGTGAAAACACCATCCGAAAGATCATTCGGCGGCTCTATGTGAATCAACCGGGGATCGTTACTTTCCAAGAAATGATGGTCGAGGACACCTACTGCGCCAGGCCACCACCTAACAAGGACAAAAGGGTGGGGGATTTTTGTGAAATTGACAACGGGTTTGCGCCAGTTGAACCTCGTGTCATCAACACGATTCTCGCCGAGTGGGAGAGGCTTGATCCGTCGGTGCAACTCGACTACTACTGCGAGCAGTACGAATGCACCATCGTCAACACCGCCGCTTTCACCTTTGCCGACCCTGACAAGCGCCAATACCTGACCGGCGGAGCGGCCGACACGGGTTACCTGTACACCCAGCTTCTCAGCAGCGTCGACGGGTTTGCCCTGGACCTCTACAACGCCCACCTGGCCAGCCCCTCGAGTGCGTCGAACAACCTCGTGCGCGCCCGGCAGATCAACGAGCTAACGGACAGGTTGCGCGGCCTGCGGAGCTCTAATGGAAGCGCAAGCGTACTGGTGATCGGCGATCACAACCTGTGCATCGATTGCCAGAAACATGAGGGCCGGCCCGAACCCGACGATCTGGCGATCAGCGATCAGGTTGCCCTAATCAACACCCCCGACATTGGGGGCACGACGTGGTACGACGACCATGACCTAGACGCCTACCCGTCGCTTCTGGTGGACAGCCAGGTGGCGGAGGGGAAAAAGCCAAGCATCCTGCACATGGCCACCTCCGACTTTCTAGTTACCGGCGGCCTGGTGTTGCACGGCATGATCGACTTCCCGCTGTCCAACAGATTTTACGGATCATGTGCCTACGCCAAAGACCCGCGCACCGGCAGGCCCTCCAAAACCGTTTCCCCTGGAAATCTAACTGGAATGGACCACAACGCTCTTATTTGCGAGCTTCGCGACTTTGGAACCAGCTCGGTCAACGTCGTCCCAACAACATGCGGCATCCCCACGAGCTTTACCAAGGGTACAAGGCTCTTCGTTGCCGGCATGGGGCTCACGGCAAAGTTCGACCCCGGAAAACCCTACCGGTTCGACGCGTCGCTCTTCGAGGTGGCCTCCACCGAGGCTTCCACCTGGTACGGCTTCGAAAAGGTCGACGACTTCACGTATGCGGTCGAGATTCCCAGCGTTTTTATCCCGAACGCGCTGATCCCGTCCAGCTCATCCACGCCGCCGGTAGTTTTCGTCTGCCCCGAGGGCGACCTGAGCCGGTGCCGGGTGGCGGAGGTCAAGAACAACGAAAAATACGTATTCGTGGAGCTGGCGGAACCCGGGCAGTGCACCATCAACTACCTGCTCGCCGCCGATGCGGGCTGGGGTGCGGTGCCCGAAGGCGACTTCGACTTCGTGGGTTTGCCCGACCCTTACCCGGACGATCAGGAGAGCGGCATGACCTACGAGCTGGTCCTGCCCGACTGGTTGCGCCTGGAGCCGGCGGCGGGCACCCTCCAACCCGGGCAGCGGTTCACTGAGGTGATCGATGTGGAATCCGCCCAAGCTTTTTGCGACGGCGCGGTGGAAAAGGAAGGAAAGATCAGGGTGCGCACACAAAACCCCGAGCTGGAGTTCGAGGTTCCGGTGCGGCTAATGTGCGCCGAGCTGGACGTTCGTTTCGAGCCGGAAAGCTATAACGGCGGCCTACCGAACGTCGAGCCCGAAAAGCGCTGCGGGCGCATCACCGGAACCGTCACCGTGCGCGGGGCCGACCATCTACGTGAAATGTACGCCTACGATGTGTACGACGGCGAAGGTAACTACATCGAAACAAAGTACGACGAACCCCTGTTTGATTTCATCGTTGAGCATGCAAACTACACGTCCCACCGGTTTCCCTGGGTGGGGGTGCACGACCTGCACCGCCCGGACGAGGCGAACGATTGGGACTGGTCGAGCTTTCCCGAAGTGCCCTTCTTCTCGTGGACATCCAGCTGCGCCTTTGACGAAGGCCTTCACCAAGTTAACTCGTTCTATTTAGTTCACCCAAAGGTCCAGCAAGGATACACCAGGGTCGAGCGCATGGCTTCGCGATTGAGTGCGCCCCTGTCGTTCACCATCCATGACAACCGGTTCCCTGGCGCCGTGTACAACAGTGCCCGCTACTGCGTACCCGACGGCAACGGAGGTGAGGTTTGTACGGAAGCCAACGCCCTAGTTCAGATAAGCACGACGGGCGATATCGACCAAGCGATCCCGCTCGATTATCGGGCCTGGCAGTTCGCCCTCCACCCGTTCGCCGAGGTCTTCTTCGAAGGGGCGGAACTGCGCGACGACGAGGGCAACCTGCTTGCGACCATGAATTACGATTTCGACGCGTTTATTCCGCCCGACCAGATTCGCTATTGCAGGATTGGGCAGGGCAACGCCTTCTTCCGCTCCGACGAAACCTTCTTTGGCGTGGACGGCGTGCCGCCCGTGTATTGGACGCAAAACATCGAATTGCATCGCGCAGGGGATGGGTCGCTGGTTCCTTACCTTATCGAGGGTGTGTTTGGATGGGAATGCTACCCTTCCTGGGACGTGGCTGTAGGATCGGCAGATCAACAAACGCTCGAGCTGAGGAGGGGCGAGCTGCAACCCCTGGGTGCTTCTGAGCCCGTTCTGCAACGTGGTCCTGAGAAATGGCCGGGCGGCTTCATGCGTTTCAATCAGCGCGGGGCCGGCAGCCCTTAA
- a CDS encoding glutaredoxin family protein, with the protein MYIYLAKKNCLACDQQERYLWAMGLPYERIDVDERPELAEGRQLPAVLREGVVLVEGAFSEEDLARALGRG; encoded by the coding sequence TTGTACATCTACTTAGCCAAGAAGAACTGCCTGGCCTGCGATCAGCAGGAACGCTACCTGTGGGCGATGGGCCTGCCCTACGAGCGCATCGACGTGGACGAGCGCCCCGAGCTGGCCGAGGGGCGGCAGCTGCCCGCCGTCCTCCGGGAGGGCGTCGTGCTGGTGGAGGGCGCGTTCAGCGAAGAGGACCTGGCGCGGGCGCTGGGGAGGGGGTAG
- a CDS encoding EamA family transporter produces the protein MEPSNTRLTPIDVSALLTLYFIWGGAYLANKLAIATIDPFIMLAIRLGASGLLLFVLLRLLGWTLPKGREVLGSWLIGQLLLVGGMGAVVYAQQWVSSSLAAVIVSTMPLWNAFFANFLGRRTRGVEWAGMLLGLAGVYLLAGEPDLKLDPGALLVFVGPVSWAFGSAISTRVPQAPGLMSSAVHMMGAGLSFTVIALLAGARWHEPSVASLLALGYLVLLAGVVGYSAYLHLLARPLRPALVTSFAYVNPLVALALGIGFAGERLTQAGLAGVGLIVLGVGLAVSGRGR, from the coding sequence ATGGAGCCATCCAACACGCGCCTGACCCCGATCGACGTTTCCGCCCTGCTCACGCTGTACTTCATCTGGGGCGGGGCCTACCTGGCCAACAAGCTGGCCATCGCCACCATCGACCCCTTCATCATGCTGGCCATCCGGCTGGGGGCCAGCGGCCTGCTTCTCTTCGTGCTGCTCCGCCTGCTGGGCTGGACGCTGCCGAAGGGCCGGGAGGTGCTGGGGTCGTGGCTGATCGGCCAGCTGCTCCTGGTGGGCGGCATGGGCGCGGTCGTTTACGCGCAGCAGTGGGTGAGCTCGAGCCTGGCCGCGGTCATCGTCTCGACGATGCCTTTGTGGAACGCATTTTTTGCCAATTTTCTGGGCCGCCGGACCCGCGGTGTGGAATGGGCGGGCATGCTCCTGGGCCTGGCGGGGGTCTACCTGCTCGCCGGAGAACCCGACCTGAAGCTGGACCCTGGTGCGCTCCTCGTCTTCGTCGGCCCGGTCAGCTGGGCCTTCGGTTCGGCGATCAGCACGCGCGTGCCCCAGGCACCGGGGCTGATGTCGAGCGCGGTGCACATGATGGGCGCCGGGCTCAGCTTCACCGTGATCGCGCTCCTGGCGGGGGCGCGCTGGCACGAACCCAGCGTAGCTTCGCTGCTGGCGCTCGGCTACCTGGTCCTGCTGGCGGGGGTGGTGGGCTACAGCGCCTACCTGCACCTGCTGGCCCGGCCGCTCAGGCCCGCCCTGGTCACCAGCTTCGCCTACGTCAACCCGCTGGTGGCCCTGGCGCTGGGCATCGGTTTCGCCGGCGAGCGGCTCACCCAGGCGGGCCTCGCCGGCGTGGGGCTGATCGTGCTGGGGGTGGGGCTGGCCGTCAGCGGCCGCGGCCGCTGA
- a CDS encoding S9 family peptidase codes for MSVRSPRDLTRARLGAHAEVRARGGRVYWTEQEGGRTVLTGWDGAPRRYAPDHALSPGVGYGGGAFNLDGDAVLYVAEGRVWRLPREGREPVPLTPPFGAAADPQPSPDGARVVYVHHHEGRDVLAVAGADPDGWPRVWARGADFYMQPAWSPDGAWLAWVEWDHPNMPWDGARLMLARVEGGGPAEVRQLAGGARTPVFQPLFDPEGRGLFWIENPEGAEFDRLVRLDLETGERSVWMEERALIEPAWSQAQRVMSFGPGGALYLRENRAGRAHLWRLTGGAPEELPLPEGAAWLASLSGDEAGLAALASGPDQGERVVFYDGEAWQTRAYGWPAGLDGGGAAPEGVRFQAEDGAWVHGLFYPPSGGAERPPAVVSVHGGPTSQRTLAFNPQAQLFAANGYAYLELNYRGSTGYGRSYREALYGRWGEVDVADAAAAARFLAESGRADGRRLAVLGGSAGGYTVLMTLARFPGVYRAGVSFYGVTDLFGLARETHKFESRYTDRLVGPLPEAAARYRERSPLAHAHRIQDALYVFQGSEDRVVPPNQAEALVRILRERGVPHRYKVYEGEGHGWKKPETVRDFYRETLDFLEREVRRAP; via the coding sequence ATGAGCGTACGTAGCCCCAGGGATCTCACGCGGGCCCGTTTGGGGGCGCACGCCGAGGTGCGCGCCCGCGGCGGCCGCGTCTACTGGACGGAACAGGAGGGCGGGCGCACCGTGCTGACGGGCTGGGACGGCGCGCCGCGGCGGTACGCGCCGGACCACGCCCTTAGCCCGGGCGTGGGCTACGGCGGCGGCGCCTTCAACCTGGACGGGGACGCGGTCCTCTACGTGGCCGAGGGGCGGGTCTGGAGGCTGCCGCGGGAAGGCCGGGAACCCGTCCCCCTCACCCCGCCCTTCGGCGCAGCGGCCGATCCCCAGCCCAGCCCCGACGGCGCGCGCGTCGTCTACGTGCACCACCACGAGGGTCGCGACGTGCTGGCCGTGGCCGGCGCCGACCCGGACGGCTGGCCCCGGGTCTGGGCCCGCGGCGCCGACTTCTACATGCAGCCCGCCTGGAGCCCGGACGGCGCGTGGCTGGCCTGGGTGGAGTGGGACCACCCGAACATGCCCTGGGACGGCGCGCGGTTGATGCTCGCACGGGTGGAGGGCGGAGGGCCGGCCGAGGTGCGCCAGCTCGCCGGCGGGGCGCGCACGCCGGTCTTCCAGCCGCTCTTCGACCCCGAGGGCCGCGGGCTCTTTTGGATCGAGAACCCCGAGGGCGCGGAGTTCGACCGGCTCGTGCGCCTGGACCTCGAAACCGGCGAGCGGTCGGTGTGGATGGAGGAGCGGGCGCTCATCGAGCCCGCCTGGTCCCAGGCGCAGCGGGTGATGAGTTTCGGCCCCGGCGGCGCGCTCTACCTGCGCGAGAACCGCGCGGGCCGCGCGCACCTCTGGCGTTTGACGGGTGGGGCCCCCGAAGAACTGCCCCTGCCCGAAGGCGCGGCCTGGCTGGCTTCGCTGAGCGGCGACGAAGCGGGCCTGGCCGCGCTCGCCAGCGGCCCCGACCAGGGCGAGCGCGTCGTCTTCTACGACGGCGAGGCGTGGCAGACCCGCGCCTACGGCTGGCCCGCGGGCCTGGACGGCGGGGGCGCGGCGCCCGAGGGGGTGCGCTTCCAGGCCGAGGACGGCGCCTGGGTGCACGGCCTCTTCTACCCGCCCAGCGGCGGGGCGGAGCGGCCGCCCGCGGTCGTCAGCGTCCACGGCGGCCCCACCAGCCAGCGCACCCTGGCCTTCAATCCCCAGGCCCAGCTCTTCGCGGCGAACGGCTACGCCTACCTCGAGCTCAACTACCGCGGTTCGACCGGCTACGGCCGCAGCTACCGCGAGGCCCTCTACGGCCGCTGGGGCGAGGTGGACGTGGCCGACGCGGCGGCGGCGGCGCGCTTCCTCGCCGAGTCGGGCCGCGCCGACGGCCGCCGGCTCGCCGTCCTGGGCGGCAGCGCCGGCGGGTACACCGTGCTGATGACCCTCGCCCGCTTCCCCGGCGTCTACCGCGCGGGGGTGAGCTTCTACGGCGTGACCGATCTTTTCGGACTCGCCCGCGAGACCCACAAGTTCGAGTCGCGCTACACCGACCGGCTGGTCGGGCCCCTGCCCGAGGCGGCGGCGCGCTACCGCGAGCGCTCGCCGCTGGCGCACGCGCACCGGATCCAAGACGCCCTCTACGTCTTCCAGGGTTCCGAGGACCGGGTGGTGCCCCCGAACCAGGCCGAGGCGCTGGTGCGCATCCTGCGCGAGCGCGGCGTGCCCCACCGCTACAAGGTCTACGAGGGCGAAGGGCACGGCTGGAAGAAGCCGGAGACGGTCCGGGACTTCTACCGCGAGACGCTCGACTTCCTGGAGCGCGAGGTCCGGCGCGCCCCTTGA
- a CDS encoding potassium transporter Kup produces the protein MADPVHTKTEPNGRYLIALSVAALGVVFGDIGTSPLYAVREAFGEHYGLALTEANVLGVLSLIFWSLVVVISLKYLTLVMRADNHGEGGIMALTALVMPSKLRRGHWRYLAVMLGLFGASLLYGDGMITPAISVLSAVEGLEVAAPRLEPFVIPVTVGILLALFLFQSRGTQRVGGLFGPVTLIWFTAIAALGLAQIVRNPYVLTALNPYHAVHFFTANGATGFWVLGSVFLVVTGGEALYADMGHFGRTPIRLTWFFVVLPALLLNYFGQGALLLANPAAVENPFYLMVPGWATYPMIALATAATIIASQAVISGSFSLTRQAMRLGFLPRMTVVQTSSQEIGQVYIPTINWILMFATVGLVLGFGSSSRLAAAYGVGVTTDMVFTTLLFAVVAWSLWKWPRWAVALLTLVLLGVDLSFWAANIVKVPQGGWFPLVVGAVMLVVMTTWHQGRALLSSVLQKDAFPLERFLETLAASKNPPTRVPGTAVYLTRNPDVVPPALLSNLRYNHAVHENVIVVSVETEEIPRVLGSLRAEVRALDLGFTRVVLHYGFMEHPNVPVALYDIAELELDPDNTYFVLGREIVLPEGKLGMPRWREQLFAVLQRNALPATAFFDLPPAQTFEVGHLIRL, from the coding sequence ATGGCCGACCCCGTCCACACCAAAACCGAACCCAACGGCCGCTACCTGATCGCCCTCTCCGTCGCCGCCCTGGGCGTCGTCTTCGGCGACATCGGCACGAGCCCGCTGTACGCGGTGCGCGAGGCCTTCGGCGAGCACTACGGCCTCGCCCTCACCGAGGCCAACGTGCTGGGCGTGCTCTCGCTCATCTTCTGGTCGCTCGTGGTGGTGATCTCGCTGAAGTACCTGACGCTGGTGATGCGCGCCGACAACCACGGCGAGGGCGGCATCATGGCGCTCACCGCGCTGGTCATGCCCAGCAAGCTGCGCCGCGGTCACTGGCGCTACCTGGCCGTGATGCTCGGCCTCTTCGGGGCCTCGCTGCTCTACGGCGACGGCATGATCACCCCGGCCATCTCGGTGCTGAGCGCGGTCGAGGGGCTGGAGGTGGCCGCGCCCCGGCTCGAGCCCTTCGTGATCCCCGTGACCGTAGGGATCCTGCTCGCCCTCTTCCTCTTCCAAAGCCGCGGCACCCAGCGGGTGGGCGGCCTCTTCGGTCCCGTGACCCTGATCTGGTTCACCGCCATCGCCGCGCTGGGCCTGGCCCAGATCGTGCGCAACCCCTACGTGCTCACCGCGCTCAACCCCTACCACGCGGTGCACTTCTTCACCGCGAACGGCGCCACCGGCTTCTGGGTCCTGGGGTCGGTCTTCCTGGTGGTCACCGGCGGCGAAGCCCTCTACGCCGACATGGGCCACTTCGGGCGCACCCCGATCCGGCTCACCTGGTTCTTCGTGGTGCTGCCGGCGCTGCTGCTCAACTACTTCGGCCAGGGGGCGCTGCTGCTGGCCAACCCCGCGGCCGTGGAGAACCCCTTCTACCTGATGGTGCCCGGCTGGGCCACCTACCCGATGATCGCCCTGGCCACGGCGGCCACGATCATCGCCTCGCAGGCGGTGATTTCGGGCTCGTTCTCGCTCACGCGCCAGGCGATGCGGCTGGGCTTCCTGCCCCGGATGACGGTGGTGCAGACCTCGAGCCAGGAGATCGGCCAGGTCTACATCCCCACGATCAACTGGATCCTGATGTTCGCCACCGTGGGCCTGGTCCTGGGCTTTGGCTCCTCGAGCCGCTTGGCCGCGGCCTACGGCGTGGGCGTGACCACCGACATGGTCTTCACCACCCTGCTGTTCGCGGTGGTGGCCTGGAGCCTGTGGAAGTGGCCGCGCTGGGCCGTGGCGCTGCTGACGCTGGTCCTGCTCGGCGTCGACCTCAGCTTCTGGGCGGCCAACATCGTCAAGGTGCCCCAGGGCGGCTGGTTCCCGCTCGTCGTGGGCGCGGTGATGCTGGTGGTGATGACCACCTGGCACCAGGGGCGGGCGCTGCTCTCGAGCGTGCTGCAAAAGGACGCCTTCCCGCTCGAGCGCTTCCTGGAGACCCTGGCCGCGTCCAAGAACCCCCCGACGCGCGTCCCCGGCACCGCGGTCTACCTGACCCGCAACCCCGACGTGGTGCCGCCGGCGCTGCTCAGCAACCTGCGCTACAACCACGCGGTCCACGAGAACGTGATCGTGGTCAGCGTCGAAACCGAGGAGATCCCCCGGGTGCTGGGCTCGCTGCGCGCCGAGGTGAGGGCGCTGGACCTGGGGTTCACCCGGGTGGTGCTCCACTACGGGTTCATGGAGCACCCCAACGTGCCCGTCGCCCTCTACGACATCGCGGAGCTCGAGCTGGACCCCGACAACACCTACTTCGTCCTGGGCCGCGAGATCGTGCTGCCCGAGGGCAAGCTGGGCATGCCCCGCTGGCGGGAACAGCTCTTCGCCGTGCTGCAGCGCAACGCCCTGCCGGCCACGGCCTTCTTCGACCTGCCCCCCGCGCAGACCTTCGAGGTGGGGCACCTGATCCGGCTGTGA